CAGACATGGTTACATAGTTTAAGCCACTTGTTTATAAGGTCAGTGTCCTCCTTGCCTGGCTCATGGGAACAAGCACTGAGCACTTTAAaccacagaaaaccagaaagcttGCACCTTTCTGTTCAGTATTTCAACAAGTAATGATTGCACACGCATGCAGGATTAAAAGCATTCACACAGATGTAATTTCTAAAATACTCATTGTACAACCTCCCCCTGAAATATATAACTGCAATTAGGAAGACTACATTGCAAAAGACAATAAAGGGAAGTTGATAGCTCATCTGCAAGTATCACAGAGTATCAGGAAAAACTATTATAGTTAATAAACACCTGCAGTTTATATCCTCCATAAATTAGAAAAACTTGCCATCAAACTCTCATAGAGCTATGACCCAGCTGCCATTAGCAAAACCTTAACAAGATTTGAAAGAAGAACAAGATACTGGAAACAAATTTAAGCTAGATGATATTTCAACAAGGACTTAGAGAAGGCACTGAAAAGAAACAgcctctttctgctaagagagCTGGAAAAGCCATTCTCAGACAACTTCACCACAATCACTGAGGATTAAAAATACCTCTCAAATAATGTTAAATTATATCAGAAATTAGAAGTCTAAAAATTACACCACAGTTTATGATTTTTAGTATAGATGAGACCTACATTTGGCTCTAAAACagaatacaatttaaaaaaaatatattgtgtaGTGAGAACCTGCTAATTTAAAGCCAATTGGTCGCCTTCTAACTCAGCAACGTCATTTTAGAGTCCTCTGggagtttatttttaaacatggtCCATGGTTTGGGAATGAAAAGGTACTGAAATGAGAGGGGCTGGTGTCATACATAACCTTTTTAtgagaaatgaaacattttctgtggCACTCGTGATAGCCACACGCAATATGGATTTGGGAATGAATTAGTTGATGAAATTACTGTTCCCACAGCCCTGACTCACCCAGCCTGAATGCCAAACAGGACCTAGGTAAGATCTAATGGGGTTACTAATGTCCACTGTTATTAGCTGTTCTTCATCCCTGCTCCCATACAGAATcattctgtttggaaaagatctttgagatcatcaagtccaaccattaacctcaCTCTACTGAGTCCAGTTCTAAACCTAAGCATACACCAAGTATATTCATGAccatcttctcttcttcctctccctgcttAACACCTTCAGCCCTCCAGACTTCACACCCACAGCACATCCCTGCAAAGCACCCACCTGGTGGACATGTCCTCACCACTCCCCCCTCTGATCTGGGAGCTGCCCCTAGACTGTGCCAAGTGTCTCATCTCACCCACTCTGCtgcccaccagcagccctgaggagggaAAGCCCAGACCAAGTCATTTCTGAGTCTGGCAGGAAACACATGTAAATGCAAGATCTTGAGAGCACTGCTCTGGaaacccccagcccagcagcctcccagaGATCTCAAGCAGCCCCCAGACCTTCAGTTGTGCTACAGGTGCTGGAAAAGCTCAGCACCAAGGGCACACACAGCCTGGCACTGCCAGAGGGTTGCAcagccacaggcagcagctggaaaaccCTAGAAATGGAAACTCCCATGGGGAAGAGGCAAAGCCAAACCCACACCTGGAGAACAGGCTGCCCCACACCACGTAAGGACAAAGAACAAACCTGCCTTTTCTCCTGATTTTGGCCACTGGTCTTACAAAGATGAAGTCAGCTTGCTCTGTGCCAGACTAATAGTGCCAGATCCATACAGAACCTTGGTACCACCTTCAGACAGACACAGGTTTCTACAATTGCACTTCAAAAATGAGAACTAGGTCTCAAAGCCAGGAATCCTTTACCTATCTCAGTAGTAAAGGAACTCAGTTGCTTTCTTTCAGGTACCAGGGTTCATCTCTCCGCAGCCTGAGCAAAAGCAGGACACAAAGACCTGAGCCATGtccccccagggatggagagccAGGCTGAAATCCTCACAGCAATGCCAACTAAGCCAGCAGAGCATCAACCAGTCCTGCTTCTCCCCCCTCACTCAGGTCTCAACTTCCAGAGCTGCTTTATCTACTTGAATATCATGGTCCCATTTAACTTTTTATGCTCCTGACATGCCCATTCCCTGGTGGGAATGGGATTCACTTTGGTCATGTCTCCCAGCTGGCTCTGGTCCATAGTAAGTAGCATTTAATGGGAAGACCACACACAGATGGAACCTCAGGATTAATTTGTTCTTCCAGCATGAGCAGGTTTCAGCCTGGGTTTTAcctgcttttcccagctgttttctttcttttttgtgcgACTGTTTTCTACAGCCTTGGGTCAGAGAAGATTTGAGGAAGACAAAGCTCTGGGTGAAGTCTCATTGGCCATGATGTGTGTAGGGGTCTGTCAGAGATGTAATTGCTGGATAAGAGAAAATCTAAGAAACAGGTGTAGATGAGGTTTTAGACATAGTGACGTTTACCCACACCAGACAGTCACACACCACAACCTTTCCTCATTCCTCATTGTGCTGCAACTTGACTGCAGAGCTAGGGAGTGGGCTCTGTGGGCTGCACTTGAAGACCCTTTTCAAATGATCCTCAGTGCCCTTTTTGTTGCCCTGGAGCCAGACAGGAAAATCACAGGGGTAACTGGGTAAACTAGATTGGTCTATGTGTGATCTggatgttttgttctttttttttcaatgtaatgGCATAACACATCCTTATGGCCCTGCTAGTCTGATATTGGAGGTGACTAATGCAGGATAGTCCCTAAGCTTGAGTACAGCCAGCACCTTTATAAGTGCTGATGacaaaagaaaggcagaagctTTGAGACAAGGGGATTACCCAAGACGTGTCTAATCTGGAGCTCTGTATCTGTTTGTCATGTGATAACTGGGTATATTGTATCCCCTGCATATTGCATCTTGCTGGGGCCATTACTTGTAGCTCATTTGCTGGGTCCATGCATGGGTTGACTGCGTACCCCCCTTGGCTGTGGGGACCCCTCTGTGGTCCGAAGCCCCATGTGATGTGTTGGGTTAGACACTGCCATGACCTACACTTTCTCAACATGCTCTGGAACTTTTGCCTGGTGTCTGTGGTGTGGGCTCTGGCATTCTGAGGGCCTAAAGGGCTTGTCCACATgtccccctccctgctctgcacagcacaCAATGCCCATTGTTTGCCTCCAGGGTGGGTGAGCAGCCTCTGGCTTGGGAGGAACAAAGCCCGGAGCCAGTTCCTGCAAACACAAAACATGCCTTTTTATCACTTGGTGACAAATCGGTTTGTCAGCAGCAGGAAGTGATGTTACTGCCGTCCTCACCGAGGGGAAATTCCTAGTGGTTTCCATGGGGATGTATGCCACTGTAGAACTACAGGTTTATATAAACTGAAAGCCCACCAAGCGGTCTCTAGAGGTCTTGGATCAGATGGGAGAGGCAGGGCCTAAGCCCATCCCTGCTACTGTGAAGGGACAGCCTGCTGGCATGAGAGCCGGGGAAAACAGGACCTTACTGCTGAAAACCATGGTGGATCACACGCCTTGATatcccaaacaaataaaacagtggagaaggaggaggaataaATGAGGGGGATGAAGGGAAAATGCTGCCCCAGCACATTTAGAGTGGTCAAAGTCCAGCTCAGCCATGTTGCCAAGGCAGACTCCACCTCTGCCATGCAAGGGCTCTGACACTGCCTGACCCAGCCCCTCCTTGCCTGGATCacccctcctctgccccccaCCTTGCCAGccaccctgctccttccccccaccctccTCATAGTGAACCCCTCAGCTGAGCCCACCTTCTTTCTAGGACTGTGACACTGAGGTGACATCTACAGGTACAACTTTAATCTCCTTTATTTTTGGCTGCTGTTGTTGCCCCCCTTACCCAGCCTTCGTTAGGACTGGGTGCAATACTGTCCACAGGGAATTTGTAGGAATCAGGCACCGGGAGACTCTGATtatgggcagcagcagagggctCATGATCAGGACTTGGAAAAAGACATCACATGTCCAGAGAGCTGGAAGTGCCTGTCGGTGCCTTGCGAGGACCcaagccctgctgcagctggctggCTTTTCTGCAACCAGCTTTGTGCTGAAGCAGCTCTCTTTTGCACCCCTCTGTCAGGTGCCTGCTTAGGTTATAAAAGCTGATCAGCTGCCAGGTAATGAGTTTTATTGTTCCAAGAAACACATAAACAAGCTCCCCCAGCTGACGGGGAGCGGATTTCTGTTTGAATTACGATTAacaggcaggatttttttttttttaatcagttgcATGGGCAGGGCTGCCAAGGttgtatttttccactgaacaagctctgctttgctttgaagGTAAAAGTTTGTTCCATTGCTTACTGCAGGTGTAAAAAGTATTCATGTATTCAGTACCAGCCTTGCATGCTTTACAGAGGGAACAGCAGTAGGCGCAGTcccacagagcagcacaacCTGCCAAGGGACTTTACATGGCCAAAGGGGTTTTGCAGGTTGGGAGGAATATTCACTGTGAGGTTTGTGCATGCTTTGGGAAAATAAGGATTTCTACCTTTGTTTCTGCTCAGGGATCTCTCCTTTTAGGCGCTCCATTTTTTTTATGCCTTGGTGTCAGGTTGAAGCTTGGCAATGGTTAACGCTGACAGAAGAGCTGTGGTGAGGGTAAAGCTCACATGGAAGAATTTCAGACACAGCAGTGCATCACCCCATCCTTCAAGGGCACCTTCTCCCAGAAATTAAAGTGGATTTTAGCACCATTAACATTCCAGGTAACATGCAGCATTTCAGCAGGAGTTTGTGGTGCTTTGCTTAAGTTACATGACAAGAGTACgtgtgcttaaaaaaaagaaaacctctttgACAAGCTTAGGATTTTAAGTGTTCAAGTGCCTTGATTTTACAGTCACAACTTGATGCATCTGCCTAAGCAAAACCATTTTTGATGGGGTAAAAGTAAGATCAGACTCACTCCTTAAGCATCAGAGATGGAAGGACTGGTAGTTGCCTTCTAGAGCAGAAGAAGGATACCACATCCCAGTGCTCCCCCAGCACCTCACTGTTACCAGCATTCCTACCCTGCCTAAGAGAGCAAGTTTCCAGCTGCATCTCTTCCACAGCAGCTCTCCCTGGTAAGGGAATATGACAACAACACTGCCCCTCCATTACACACCCTGCCCCAACACCCCATGGACATGTGCAGTTCTGTCCCACCACACAGTATGAACCCAGCACTGTTTTCTGCTTGTCACCCTCACTCTGCAGCTCCATAAGCTGCCAGGAATGCCAGCCTGATAGAACTTCCCTGACTTTTGATACATGATACTCTTCATCACCTCAACTGAAGTGCCAGATTAGTGTCACTCCAGCAAGAATTTGAAGCAGGAGATAATTTAGGTCTGGGTAAATAAGTAAGTGACTTGTTGGTTATTTGATCTCATTGTGCCTCAATTTGTTTTCCAAGATAGCCCAGCAAGTCAAACACTTCACTCCAGGCATCAAGACAGTTTGATTTGCCAAAAGGTACCAAGGAGATGGggccaaaaaaacaaacaaacaaaaaaaaaaccaccccacacCTTGGCATGAACTCACAAGCTTCGGCAACCTGTTACCAACAGGGTAATTTTTAGACTCAACCTTTGAAGCCTTAAAAGTAAACAAGCAATAAGGAAGGCTCTTCCTTCTTCCTAGAAGGATTGATTTAAATTGACTGTAGCCCTTTGCCCAGGTCTCAGCTGGTTCAAACTGTTACAGCTCTGTGGTCACCACTGCAGCCAAACCCACTTTACAAAGCTGAGAAGCCAGCCTTGGCTCTTTGCCACTGCATATAATTATACAGGGACAAAGAAAAGCTCAAatcaagcagcagcagaagtttcTAGTCAATTATGTTGTTTAAACCATTTTCCTATCTAGTTCAGTCAAGACCTAGGGCCAGCAGAGttgaaaattcagatttctcttACAGCTCTCCACATGGGAATTCCCACATGAACTTTGGGCTGTAAGATTTTAAAGAGTGTATCATCCAGCTCAATAGAAATATCATAATTTATTCTGTTTGTATAAAAAGTTAATCATGTAACAAAACTATGTCTTCATaagaagaaatatattatttcacatcataaataaatcagcaaaCATAACCCTTGTCAACTCAAAAAAGCACTCGCCTGGTGCTTTCACGTCAGTGcttggaaaacaagaaaagctgaCATATACAGACAGGATTACAGTACCAAAAAAATACTGAGGTATTTGGTTTCTCTAGAAATGAAACTTTAGGTTTGTAAAGGCAAAAACCAATGcactaatgtaaaaaaaaaaaataaataggactGCCATATAAAAGGGGACAGCAGTGTTGTTCAAAGTGTCCAGGAATGGGAATACTGGTGAGCATGCTACTAAACATGAAGCAGGCTTAGGACAGACAGAAGACAAGGAGGAACAGCTCAGAAAAGAGACAGTGTTTTCATCTGTGTAGACATCCAGATATTGGCTTCAAAAGTCAGCAGAAAAGTGAGTAACACCTAGTTGTCTGGCATCAGGTGAGCTCCTCTCCATCTACAACACCCTTCTGTGATGTATCGATGGTTCCCCACAAAACACAAATGACTTATGACACTGTCCCCATAGTTATTGCACTTTTGAGACAGTAAGTCTGAGTTCTGCCTGTATTTTCATCCACTTCTCAGCAGCTTGGGGAAGTGGTGATGGGGCTCTGAAGATAGCTTAAAGCACTGGATGAGGTATGAACAGGGATGGAGACTGGAAAATTAAAGACAGTGGTGGTCGATGCTCCTCTGTCCAATACTGACATAGCAGGGCTACCAGCTTCTGCTGAACAGTTGGGGGCAAGGACTTGTGACTCAAACTGAAGCAGCTGCCCCATGAAGCTGAAGTTTGGGGAGATAATGCTTCTTCTCTGCTTCACAAATTCAAAGGCTTCATCCAGTTTGACTCTGTTGGTCCTCATGAGATAAGCAAGGCAGATGGTTGCTGACCGGGAAATGCCAGCTTGGCAGTGCACAAATACCCTTCCTCCATCGTTTTTAACagagtctgaaaaaaattaaattatttacagtTAGCAAACAAGCCCCACTGCTCCCAGAGGTGAGAAAAGACAGGCTGctgttttacatttctttaatcAATCCCTTCCTTAGCCTAATAGGTACACCAGGTTCTTCCGAGACAAAGAGAGCCTTTGTCCCAAGGGAAGCAGCACTTTAGCTATTTTCATTTGGGCTCCAACTCCAATTATACTAATAGTTCCTTCAGGTCACTTTAGCAGTCTTGCAAGATTAATGCCCATCCACTTAAATTTGCTAACTCTTTTCTGCAAGACCAGTGCCTCTTGATTCATGATTTCAAACAGCTTTGTGAAGCTAAGATTATTCCTCTGAgtagaataaaattaatagaaGTGTTCCCTGAGTATTTCTCCCCAATGGGAAGAAATTCCCCAATCTCCAATGTAGGTTTTACTGGGGAAAATGGTGCCTGAAAAATCACTTCTGAGGGTTCAGTACtcaagtaaaaaacaaaaacaaaaaacaaacaaaacaaaacagaaaaaacaaaactcccaaCAAAAGTAGACTGTACAGAGACTTCATTTACCTATGAAATCAATCGCCTCATTAAACCAGGAGCTGATATCTGCCTTGTGGTTGTCCTCCACGGGGATACTCTTATACTGGTAGTGCCCTTCAAAATGGTTGGGGCAGTTCGCCGAGACATTTATTAACGCCGTGATGCCCAAAGCGTCCAGCATATCTTTCCTGGAGGCATGGTAAGCGCTGCCCAAGTAGAGGAACGGCAGGATTTCTACCGGGCCACCCTGAAACAGAAAGGACGGAGATCCGGTTAACTCCGCTCGCCAGCTCACAACCAGCCTCTCAGTTGCCTCCGTCGCAGGAAAGCGGCAGCGTCCCCAGCTCTCGCACCCACCCGTCggagctgctccctccccctcccctcccccctccgCCCCGGTCCGGTTCGAACCCGCTCACCTGGTCGTAGAGGGGGGTCCCGCAGGAGCTGCACCCCGAGTCGGCGCTGCCAGGCGCGCTGCTGGCGCTCAGGGGGAGGCTGAGGCCGGTGGGGGCGGCCGGCTTAGTGCAGAGTTCGGAGCAGGCGGAGGAGAAAGCTTCGTAACCTCCTGcgggagcagagggaagagaaaggcgGCGGGTGAGCGCTGCGCGGCCGGGGACCCAGAGGAGTCCCGCGGGCTGCGCGGCCCGGGTTCCCCCTTTCCCTCCGGGCGCCATCCCGAGGCCACTCACCCTTGAGGAAGCAGATGCGGGCGCCGCGGGCCTCCCTGCAAAGGGTGCCGAGGGCCAGCAGCAGGGTGCTGTCGCGCTTGGGCAGCTCCAGGTCGGCGCTGCGCTCGTCCAGCAGTACCACGGTGTGGACCAGCCCCTGGCGCAGGCGGGCGCGGAGCTCCTCGTTGGGGACGACGTGTTCCAGGGCCAGGGCACCCTTGGCGCGTCGGCGGACGATGGTGCTGAGGCGGACGTTGCAGGAGCCGCGGATGTGAGCGGCgttgaaggagaagaaggagcgGCAGTCGAGGACGAGGCACTGCGCGGCGcgctcctgcagcagcccccgCAGCGCCTCGCACTCCAGCGCGCACACCCGCAGGTTCACCATGGCGGCTACGGCCCGGGAAGGAGGAGGGcgaaggaaagggaaaaaatgaaggagagggaagatgaTGAAGGCGCGGTCGGTGTCGGAGGTGCCGATGTCCCGCAGCACCGTACGACCCGGTCCGGCCCCACACGCCCGCGCCCGCTTTATATAGGGCCGCGCCGCCGGGCCGGCGTTTTTCTCAATGGGGCCGTGTCACGTGGGCACCCGGGAAGACGTCACCTGGCCGCGCGCCAGCGAGGGCGCGCCCAGCCCCGCCGGGATGACGTCATGTGCCGCGGGTGGCGCCGGAGCGCGCCCGCGCGGGGAGAGGAGCGGGGAGCGGCGTGAAGGGGGCACCCACGGTGCCACGGGCATCACCCCCGGGGTGTGCACAGGCGGGCAGCCATCTGCACACACGGACCTGTGCACACACGGACATAGAACACATAGATACATAGGAACACATACAGGTGACCACAGACATGGCTATAAAAGCGCAGATGCCGAGATACACCTTCATGCGTGCACACACAGAGATACGTACGCACTTACACACctgtgtatacacacacacacacgggtACACCTGTACACACACGTGTGTAGGCACGCACAACACACCCCCGAACACACCCAGCAGAGGTGCCGCGGGGCCGGGCCATCCCGCTgccagctgtccccagccctgccccgtGGCTCTGggcctggctggagctggggcagcCTTTGTCTGTCCCCCGCAGCGCTGGCTGCTCCCCCCTTTCCCACAGAAATCAGCGCGTTGCTGGGGGCAGGAAGCTGCTGGAGGATGTGGAGCCGTGGGTCCAGGCATGCATAGTCTCCTGAAATAGATGTGTAAAGAGATGAGCATATGCATCCATACATTTGTATTCATGCAGAGGCATTAATACATGTACAGacatatttatacatacatatgtatgtatatgcatatatttgtatacatatTTGTACTGTAAACACATATTTGAGAGCCTCTCCCAACATGTtttacatgaaaagaaaaaaatgtaggagACCTGCACCCCATGCAAAGCTCATTTTCCATACAGCAAATAACCCCAGAGGTGGGGGCTGCCCAGTAAGTGGCAGGGGAGTAGCGGGAcctctctttctccccctctctgTGGTCATGCATCAGCACTTCccaaaagttttcttttccccGTGGGTGATCAGCTTCCACCAAGAACACTTGGGTTTTTCTTACTCAGAGCTTCCAGTCAGCACCACTTCACTTCCCCTGCCTCCCTGTGATCGTTCCTGGACCCACTGGCCCTGGGTTTCTTGCTGCTCTCAGCGACTGCtgcccccccagcacctcctcctgcttcagCCCTTTCCCCCCAGTCCTTTTCCAGTGACTTGTTTTCCTGAGTGTTGTCAGCTCCACTGCTCCTGCCTCACTCCTTTCAGCAGTTCCtgtttcctcttcctcagctgctccttttgGAGGAGACCTCCCCATCCACCCTTTACCCTAGGACTCCTCTCCCACCCTCCTGCCCCACCCAGGCTGCCAAACAACAGTCCTCAGTTTTTCCACCTTCTGCCCCCAGCGATGTCCCCCTGTTTTGAACCACCTCAAACCTTTAAAACCCAGAGGGTTTCTCTACCTGGTTGAGAACTCCAGGGTTTTCCAGGCACACACAGGTGTCCGGGAGGAGGGGACATGGGGAAGGGCACTGACAGGCAAGTGCCAGCTCCAGCTTAACCACTTATCACAGGGttgtctctgctctgctgagcagtgGGGACTTTGCCAGAACTGCAGCCTCGAAGCAGATCTGTTTTTTTCAACACGTTcctcaaaaacaaacacaggatcacgtttttttcattccattcaTTTGTTGTTCTTTCAACAGCAGGTTTGAAACAGTCTGGGAGAGAAACCCTCCTCTGCTTTAGTGCTGTGAAATGCCCCTGCTCAACCACACAGTCACACACTGTTCCTGGGACTCCACAGCTGTCCACAGTGGGATCACTGTGTGTGAATCACAGGGCCCACAGTTGGGTGGGTGACAGATGTCCCTCCCCACCATGAGCTcatggcaggcaggcagggagcacaCACCGTGCTGCTGGCATCACTGGGCCACCATGTTCTCCTCTGATGTGCCCCAAGAGAAGCTCCTCAGGAGGTGTCTCACTGTGACAACACAATGCCATGGACAAGCTCTGGTGTCCTTGCATGTGACCTATCAAACACTGTCCTACACAATTTTTCTGAGATGAACAACAGAATTTACCAATGACCAATTCTTGccagctttctgcagcagaatCCAGTGTAGCAGATGGCCATAAGCAGGACTCTATTCATCACCTTTTCCTTGAGAAAATATCCTCCTTTTGATATGGACCTCAGACATTGACCTTTCTGTTGGTATATACCCAGGAATCACTTCACTTTACTGCTCTGGGGTGTGAGGAGGAGCCAGGTATCACCAGCAGAAGCACAGGAGAGGCAAGGACTCTGCTCAACAATAGCAGAGAAGCCCTGCAGAGTTAGGAACCTGCTTCCCACAGAGAACTTACTGAAATTAAGGCTCCTCCAACTAGCCCAAAGCCTTGTGGattccaggagcagcagcatgggTTGGGAGACTTCACCTGAAGACTTTAATGGAAAGCAGGATTTTAAAGGTGCTGTACCCCTAGAGCCTCATTCATAGGAACAGCCTGCCCTGGCTCACATACCCAGGCATCATTATGccactgtcattttttttctcctgttgtcCTAAACACATCTCAGTGTTCCATAtagaaaacaaagctaaaagacagatttttatttttttctgccagtttggtaacttttatttttgccaAGTTTAAAGAAATTGCCATGTCCAGCACCTGTACAGCTGAGTGAGAATGTGCTCTCACTGATAACCCCCTTTTCCAGTCATGATATTAACCAGAATCacacaaatattaaatatggGCCAGATACTGTGCGCCAGATACCTCGGGTGCTCAAAGACAGTGCAGGGATGGCATCCAGATGAGGCTTTTGCACAAAGGGAATTTAACTCCACAACAATGATGATTGCTCTTTGATGGACTTACATAATTATGAGACTTTTGAATCTGGTCTGTTTACACCCACTGcaaatcaggaagaaaaaaattcatcacATGTGGCAGTGTGTACTTAATCACTCCTAATCCTGGACTAACTATTTCCTTGCTTTactctattttttgttttcttttcttaaataaaccTGTCCtaagaatgaaagaaaggagaatacAAAACAGGACAGAAGTGGCTTTTAGAAGCTCATTCTGACTTGAATGACTTTCTTAAGGGTTAGATTTCCTGCCTTAACAAAAGCcaggaaatacaaaattaacCCCTTCCTCCAAAGCAATCCCAGTTTGCACTCAGGCCACAATGTCATTGTGAGGTTAATAATAGAAACATGAGTACGAAGTGTGGAGTGGGAGATGGTGCTTTGATCTGAGTAGATGGGTCTCACTGCTGGTGTTTGGCCCCCTTTTACACCCTGGGCTTTAAGAGTTCCCATGTTGGTCTGACAAAATATGTACAAGTCTGTTACAACATGCAAGCCTCACTCATGGCATTAGGAGCTTCTTGGAAAATGACTCCGTGGCAATTTCATCATGTCCCAGCTAAACATGTTGCCTTTGTCTCAGTGGAACAGGAGAACTGGATGGTTTTCTCCAGGGGCCACTGGTCTCCCAGTACAACCCATCTCTCCCAGTGCATCCCATCTGATGTTTATCTTGGAGTGTAAGGGAAGGCTGCAGACAGCTTCTGCATTGCCTGACACTGATGCCAATTTGTTAGCAACTTGGTGACAAGCACAGATAACCCCTAGCCTGGAACTAGCCCGTTGTACAAACCAGTTACTCGGTAATACTGGTTATTCAGGCTTTTTAACTGGTCAGTCATGGCCAAAATCAGTCCTGAACCACTCCATCAAAGCCAGAATAACAGCACCATTGGAGCCTGACCTAACACCACCTGAGCCTGGGTCTTGCTGCCCTTGTTGCAAGTTTTGTCTGAATAAAGATATGAAGGATCAAGCTTCAGCACTTGagacacagaacaaaaatgcaTGTGGGAACATCTGGAAAGAGTGCTGGATGCATTTCTTCAGCATGTGTAACATTTTCTCCGAATTCAGTTTCACAACCCAGCATTTCCTATTGTAAATATTTG
This window of the Calypte anna isolate BGI_N300 chromosome 13, bCalAnn1_v1.p, whole genome shotgun sequence genome carries:
- the DUSP1 gene encoding dual specificity protein phosphatase 1 encodes the protein MVNLRVCALECEALRGLLQERAAQCLVLDCRSFFSFNAAHIRGSCNVRLSTIVRRRAKGALALEHVVPNEELRARLRQGLVHTVVLLDERSADLELPKRDSTLLLALGTLCREARGARICFLKGGYEAFSSACSELCTKPAAPTGLSLPLSASSAPGSADSGCSSCGTPLYDQGGPVEILPFLYLGSAYHASRKDMLDALGITALINVSANCPNHFEGHYQYKSIPVEDNHKADISSWFNEAIDFIDSVKNDGGRVFVHCQAGISRSATICLAYLMRTNRVKLDEAFEFVKQRRSIISPNFSFMGQLLQFESQVLAPNCSAEAGSPAMSVLDRGASTTTVFNFPVSIPVHTSSSALSYLQSPITTSPSC